The following DNA comes from Pseudopipra pipra isolate bDixPip1 chromosome 14, bDixPip1.hap1, whole genome shotgun sequence.
ACAATGAGGGTGAGCACCTTCACAGCCCTTCAGCTGCCTACAGTACAAAGCTGTTTTAGCCACACAGCATCTTGCCTCGGTCATCTGTGCTGCCCGTTCAGACCACGGCACAGTGTGGCTGAGATCGGAGAGGAGTCACAGTAACACACAGGGGATAAGGCAGGCTCTCCAAATCCTCACTCAGACAGACTCCTGTGTTCACACATGTGAGGGGCTGCACCCTCAGCTGCTCAGACATTCCCTCTGTGGTGTGGCCAACCCCTCTACATTCACACGCCACACGTATGTGAGATCCCTTCCTCAGCTTTCACAGCTCTCAATTCCTCTGCATGCACCGAGCAAAGAACACGCACGAGAACCTGGGCTCCTCTGTCTCCAGCCTCTGGCCACAGACACCTCGGGTATCCTGAGCATTACGTACTGATTACCAACATTAATCGAGGTCTTTGCGTAGGAGAGTGCAGTGAACAGGAGCTGTGACACCCCCGGGTGACGGGGGGGCCCAGGGGGACACTTCACTGACAAACAGGGCTGTGAAAACAGCGTCTGTTCCTGCAGATGCTGCACCTGAGGAAGCAGAATCTTCACCCGACAGCATCGCCGTGACTTCACACATCTCAAATACAGCTGATGAGATCAGAAGTAGTGTGTCATTTGGGAGCAGCTACACATGATACAGGCAGCACCCTCATTCTGGAGAGCCCCGTGAGGCACAAACACTGAAGGCATGATTAGCACAAGTCACCTAAGGCCTGAAAAGAGTCTGTCCAGGTGCAGGTATTTCAAAGGCAACAGAAATGGCTAGCAATGTGCTAGGAAAACAGGACGGGGATGGAAGGGACATTCTGGAGACTCTCTAATTTGCCTGATACACAGGCAGAGCACCTGCCCATCACACAGCAGAAGCCAACCAGTTACAGGACACACTCCTAGAGAGTGCAGAAGAGCCCTCAGGCAGCATCACTGCAAGGAGAGGTGCTGACACACACCATTCTGTGACAGAGAGGAGCAGTGCCCCAGAAGTCAGGCACACCCAACAGAAACTTCAGGAAGATGAGAGCAGTGAGACAGAAACAGCATGCTGGACGTAAGGGCTCTGCACACTGAGAAAAGCCCTCTCCAAAGCCTGGTCCTAGCACAGAGATGGGCACCTGAACACAAGGAATACTTAACCCAGGTTAAGTCAGTGAAAACTTTCCTCCCCAGAATAGTGACCATTCTTTATCCTGGCTGAGCAGTTGTAGCTGGTGTCATAATACACCATCAGAGAGAACAGATTAGTGTAACTACAGGAGCCTTCACTCAATAGAGTGTTATCACCACAATGAGGTATTCATACACAATTGTATTAAGTCCCACCATGAAAGAGACTGGTCTTGATTTTACCTTATTGTTCTACAGAGGAACTCCGAAGTGAAGCATCAGAAAAACTaacaaaaccaccccaaaatgCCCTGTGATGCTGTGATATTTTTAGAGCCCCTACATTAATGAACTGTACTTTTCAGAAACTTTGTACCTCGCCTGCACATGCACAAACACTTGTCTCTTGTCCAGAGCTTATTCAGGAAACTGTCTGCAGGGAAGAATTAGCCATCCAgaatggttttttttctgagttaatTACAAAATAGCCTCGGTCTtctcacagaaaaggatgtttTCATCCTTTCCTGGAGAATGCTGAATATATTTTAatccagctttaaaaaaatacaaactaacaaaataccaaacccccaaatccaaccagacaaaaaaccccaaccccattCATTCCTAGGCAAAGACTCTGCAAATTTATAAgcccaggatttttttttaaagttactaACATGGGAAGAAAGATTTGATTTGGTGGCAAacaattaaatgtattttatagcAGGAAACTAAATGTCTCCCAGCTCAACTTGTGTCCCATCCCAAGTGGTCAAGTTCCCTATTCACCTACACCCAAACCCATCCTTTTGGTCCTTCCTCTTGAATTTCTGTGAATCATTTAAATCTGTACATTCTTTGCAAGAAGAAAGAGCAGTTGGATTCAGTGGAAGAGACATTAATCAGAACCACCAGAGAAGCACCTCCGTCCTGCCCTCGAGAGCTCCGTCAGTGAACGGTCCTTTTAAAGTGCATGTGTGAAGAAAGGGGATACTGGGAGTAGAGCCCCCAGACTCCAGTGGGGACCCGTCTCTCCCCATCATGAGAAAGGAGGAATAAAATCTTCAGCAATTTTATCTGCTACCTTAAGCCGTGTCTGCCCTCCTCATTTCCCCACCTGTCCTGAAtgctcagcccctgccctgcagggagtCAGTTATCCCTGGAGGTGGGAGAAAGCCCCAGCCTCCAGCCTCTGGAATGCACTCATTGCATGCTCATGAGCACGTCCATGCTCCCCACCCCAGCTAAGCCTGTCGCTGCTCCCTGAGGCACTGGAGCCCTCCTGACTCCCCAAGAGTCAGCCACGGAGCTGGAATAGAGCCAGTcctgcagggcagagagcagCCTTGCTGGTGAACCTGTCAGAGTCTGTGCAATTCCTCCACCTGAGGGGGAGGCTCACCTGCCGGGACTGCCCCAGCTCACACCTCCACGGGATCACTTCCCTGCATTCGAACGCCCTTCAATAGACAGCTTCACCTCCTGGGGAATGAAAGAGGGACGGAGCAGGGAGGGCCGAGGCTCCTCTGCCTGCACGCTGTATCTTTGGAAGCCTGGGgctgcccagctgtgctgagTGCCAGCCTCAGGCTGAGAGGGCTCTGCGCGAGCGCTCTGGGCCGCGCTGTCCCTGTCCGTGTGGCTCTTCCTTTCAGCAGCTCTGTCAGGTGGCTCTCGGAGCCCCTGAGCTGTTCGTTCCGATCTCTCCCTGGCAGATCCCAGCTGATCTGTGAGAGGGGAGTTGGCCTGAGAAGCAGAGTTGCCATTCATGCTCTGTAAACTGATTGATATGCAGACATCCCCCACTTGCAGCCTGTGACAGGGCAAAGCAAAGAGCTGAGCAGTCCGCCCCGGGCTGCAGGAGGACCAGCCCTGGCCATACACAAAGAAGGGATGCTCCGGGGGCACATCAATGCTCACTTTACTTTGTTGCTCCCCAACCACAAAATGCAGTGTGACAAGCCCAGGCCACTGGCTTTCCTGAATATCCACCACAGTGCTGGAGTCGATCTTCAGGCCCCCGCTCACCTCCGCACTGCGAACAAAATCTTGAGTCTGCAGGTCCTCCACCCGCTTCAGCTCTCCAGTTGCCAGCTGGATGATGGCTCCTTTCATGAAGTGAGAGGGCAGCTGGGAGGAGctgggtggctgcagctggGCCAGCTCCTTTTCCAGCACGCTTCCTCGAGCCTGTGCATCTGGGCTCTGCCTCACCAGGGCTTCTGAAGTGGAAGACCTGATGGGCTCAGACCCAATGGGAACAAGGACTGGCTTGCCGTTGGCTACCACCATTCCTTTGGTTAACTGTCTCTGTCTAACAGCCTCCTCGGGGGACATTCCACATGGGCTCCGGGACTGGCTGTTCCCAGCCCTATCCACGGTGTTTCTCAGCATGTCTTCCTGCCCATCAGGGATATTATGGCAAAGGTTCAAAGGGCTCGGATCATCTTTCCTCTGGGCTGCCAGAACATGATAATCCTGAGACGCCAGCACTCCCACCACCCTCTGAACCTCCAGATCAGTGTCTGGGGTGCTCCTGTGAGCTGGCACAGAAATCTCTCTTCCCAGCATCTGGTAACCTGGAAGGAACTGTCCGTCACCCacacctcctgctgcagcccccagggGCTGACAGTCCTCAGCTGCACTGCTGGCAGAGTCCACGGCCTCGCTGAGTCTCCTGGCCATGCTTTGCTCCAGGGGCCTCTGCCCACCGTTGGCTGCAGCCACCTCTGAGCTCAGCTGACTGTCCTGCTGAGGAGACACTGGGCTCCCACCTGCTGCAGGTGCCTCATAGGCCGCATACCCTGGTGGGAGGCGGGACATCTGATAATAAACAGGAATCCTGCCCGGGGCCATGTCCAGCTGGGGCACAGAGTGGTGCTGCACCTGcccaggagaggctgcagaggcGGATTTGTTGAAGCTGTGGGTGGGAGAGGTAGTCTGGGGGGAAGGAGTAGCTTCTTCCGCGAACAGGGAGGCATATGGCACAAAGTGGGGGACGTGGGGGGCAGCGAGGTTGGTGGAAGGAGACAGGAGAGGACtaggcaggaaggcaggagggaCGGCATAGGGCACTGTGTAGTGGGACCCGATGAGCTGCAGGGAGGCCGGAGGGATCTGCGCGTAGTGGATGGGGGGGAAGGGCACCCCCGGGTGCTGAATGATGGGCGAGCTCACGTTGAAGGCGGGGGACAGGGGGCTCACGTTCACCACGGGGTGCAGGCCCGTGGGGGAGAAGGTGGCAGGTGGTGCTGCCACTTTGTAGAGCATCCCGTACTGGTCCACCGTaagccccgccgccgcctcggggGCTTCGCCGGGGCCATAGCGGGGGGCGGCAGGACCCGGTCCGGCCGTTCGGGCCCACTCCGGGCCCTCGCCCGAGCCCTGGGGGccccccgcccgtcccgccTCGGTGCCGGCGCTGGCGGCGGGAAGGTCCCGTTTCTTTGGCGGGAGGCACTCCTGGCTCCGCTCGTGGCCCGCTCTCATGGCGCCCCGCGCTGTCCCGGCTGCCCCGGCCGCCGCGCTCCTTCATGGGGGCACCCGCTGGGGCTGCCCCGCGCGGGTTCCCGGAtccgcgccgcccgccgccgcctcacCTGCGCCAGGAACAGAGGGAGCCGTGAGTCCCACACACAGGCACGGCGGCGGCCCCCGGCCCAGAGCCGGCACCCCGGGCACGAGAGACGCCCGAGCCCGGTCGccgccccagccccggccccagAGCCCCGGCCGCGCTGCGCCCCGCGGACCCGCCTGGTGCCCGCCCAATGCCCGCGGCTCACCCGCCAtggcccagcccggccccgcggaCCCGCCCGGTGCCCGCGGCTCACCCGCCATGGCCCGGTCCGGCCCCGCGGGCCCGCCCGGTGCCCACACCGGCTCCTCCCCGCCCGCGGCGCGCAGCGATGACGCGCCACGCCGCGATGACGCGCCCGGCGCACAGGAAGGGCCTCATCCGTCGGCGGGAGTtctgccgccgccgcgcccggaTGACGTCAcgtggcagcagcagcgccgTTGCCGTGGCAACGGGCCGCGTAGgcccggggccggcccggcgGCAGCGCCGTGCGGGGTCTGTCGGTCCCGCGCCCCACGCGGACACTCCTCGGCTGGGCGGGAGCGCGGGCCCCGCGGCGCAGCAGCCCGGCTCACCTGCGGGAGCCTGCGGTCTGAAGGGCCCCGCTCCCTTTCTCGCACCCCCGTAGTGTCCCGCAGGGCCCGCGCTGCCGGCCGGAGCCCCGCGGAGGGCAGTTTCTCGGCATTCGGTGATCGCTGAGGTGACAAAAGGTCCTGGAAGGGCGGACAGAAGAACTGCTCAGGGCGGGAGCGGCTGTACACCCCTTTCCTGAGGCGCCTCGCTCCTCCCGCCGCCGACGGACGCTTCGACAGGGCGAGATCGCGGGGGGGCGGGGAGCGGTCCCGGAGCCCCCCGGAAccccgggcgcgggcggcgggacccgcccggccccgccgccgggaGCGCGCGCCGCCGGGACCGCCCCTCGCGTGACGTCATCAGGGACTGCCACGGTGCAGACGCACCGTGCCTAGTCAAACCAGTCCCGCGGGTGCTTCCGCCAAGAAAAGTAGTGCAAAAGGCCTTTTCCGCCGCGCCGCCGGCGGTGCCGAGCCGCTCCCGCTCCGTTCccgcccagcccagctcagcccggCTGCGCCCCCGCCCGCGGCCGGGacagcccggggggctgcggcGAGCGAACCGGCGCGCGGATCCCTCCGCCTGCGGTATCGGTGCtgcggccgcgccgccgccatTTTGAATGCCCGGCTCCGTCTGCCGCTGCCGCTGCAGGGACCGGCCCGGTGAGTGGGACCGGCTCAGGCGCCGCCGCCCGGTCCGGGACTCCGCCGCCACGAGGTCCCGCTGCTCGGGGCCCCGCGAGCTTCGGTGCCTCTGCCCGCCCCGAGCTCCGCGGCCGGGCCGCGGTCGCTCTGCTCGCGGGGCCGCCCGGTGCCCTCCCGCTGCCGGCGCCGCTGCCTCCGCCCGGCGGCTCGGCCGCCTCGGACTCTGCCCCCCGCGCCCTAAGGCCGCCTGCCCGGGCACCAGGAGCGCTCCGTGCCCGGCCTGGGCCGTTCCCCGGTGCGGGCTGCGCCCCGTGCCCACGGTTGGGGGGCCGCGCGGTGGCCGAGGGGAGCGCAGCCCGGGACTGGTCCGTGCTGGGGCCTGTGGCCGTCCCAGGAGCAGCCGGGACCTGTGCCCGTCCTGCCGCCGGGATGTGATtgcctgggctgtgcagccGCTCCGAGCGTTACGGCGTCCCCAGTGCTTGCCGTGTTTGCCGGCGATCAGGGGTTTCAGCAGGCGCAGGAGATGCACGATCCGGCCCGAGGCATTCTGAGCTGTGGCGGCCGGTTTGTCAGGGAGGCTTCAAGTCCTTTCTTCAAGGCTGATTGAGTTCTCTTCTCGCACAAACTATAAGACAaactatatatatttaattttttttatagtgagctttgtttttaaagttagCAGATGGAACAGGTGTGCTTTTTATTATGTTGTAAGTGATGCTTAAGAATGCTGAGtgatttatttcagtttctgaTGCTTGAGATGTTAATGAGGCAGCACAGAATCCCAGTGGAATACCTTTGGAAGTGTGACATGTCACACGTGTGGGTAGAAGGTATTTGGTCTGTAGTGGCTTAAACAGAGTAGAACATGTATGTGTTTTCCCCTGCATGGTGCTCCAGTATCCCACATTTAATATGGCAGGgaattttgtgttgttttctttttctctttttttttcccgttCCACTTCTGTGTGATAGAGCACAGCAGCTTTTTGTACCCCTGTTTCGCCACCACTGCTCCTCTAAACTACACTTTgtatttttccctgtgtttatTTGCATGTCCTGTTCTATTGCCGAATTCTTTCTTTTGCCTACTCCTGTGCATTCCTGTTTGGCAGGGTTTGAAAACCTACTGGGTACTCAGGAGCTCAGCAAAGGCAGGagattttgtgggtttttctgAGGAGTTCAGTGTGAATCTCTTCATTCTTCTGGGctgggagaaagaggggaaaaggtaTTTAAATTCCTAGGACTTGAGGAGGGGAAAGTCTGTGGTAATTGTTTTGTGAAGGGATCCAACTTTAGTGTTTCCAGTGTCTGAGATAACTTTCAGACTTCCTCCTTTTATGATAAAAAACTCcattatcttcctttttttcttttcttttgtgttccTGTGACTGCTGATCTATTTTCCTGAAGGTGGTGTGGTAGGGATGGGTGGATCCTGTAGCACCTTTGTGGTGTTGTGTGAGAGAGTAAGGGATGCAGAAATGTTCGGATTCTTGGTAGCTCCTTGTGTACAGAGTCTTGTAGTGGCATCTCTGTCCAACAGAGTGAGTGAGTGTGTCAGGCCATGGTGTGAGGAGGTTGTGGACAGCAGCAAAGAAACCCAGATTGTCAGttctcaggcacacacagcctgcCCTGCTTGGTGCAGTTCAGGTTTGGAAGGTTGCCTTTCCAAGTGTGAGGGCTCGTGGAAATCTTAACTGCTGCTAAAGCTGATGTCACTCACTCAGTAAAGCTCCTCGAGCCTCTCTAGTGTGAGTATTTGTATTTGTGAGTAGGCAGTGTATAACTTCAGCAAATGGGTTGTTTGACCTCTTCATATTTTTTAGTGACACGACAAACTCTTCTGACTGAAGGTGATGTTAACTTGTTGTAGATGATACTCAGCTATTCTCTAGGGAAAAGGGTCTGCTCTGCCTTGTACCAGCATTCCATCACTGGACAGAAGCTCGGGAGTTAATAAGTAAATATATGATGAGGCTGTAACTTGAAAAACAGAGCTACGCTAACATGGGGACAAGTGAAACTGCTGATATCACAGGTATTAGTACAACCTGTACCTGCTGTTTGGCAGAGATGCTGCAGATAAAATTGAAGACTAGAACTTCCTAGAGCATAGCCGAAGTTACCTGGCCTGTTGTAAAGTGTATATTAATGAATGTAAAAATGGGGCATCCTGTCTTTCATGTGGCATTAACCAGGGTTAAAAAGAGTGTGGGGTTTTTAGTCACAAAGTAgtagctaattttttttttatttaaagtctAATTCTACAGGGAAGTGAACAGGAAGTAAAATAGGCAGATTACAGATTAAAATAGCGAGGGACCTAGAAGTAGGTAATAAATACAAAGGTAATGTAGGTCAGTGGTGATTGAAGTATAGAAATGGAAGCCAGGAAATCTGGAATTCTGTGTGCAGCTGTCATACTGATCAGCTCTGTAGCTGTGCTAATTCTTCTTCGTACCTTTGTTAGCAtctaaaaaaagggaaatatttattttctttttgggcAGCTGTTGAGGTCAGTGTTTGTAGTGGTTGTGAACTCAGCACATCTTTTGAAGGCAGTTGAGGagctgtttggtttggggtgtGTGCACAGTTGTGCAGGAGTGGGAACCTCATCCAAAGTGCTGAGTTGTGTGTGGGGCTGTGCCCCAGGCAGCAGAGAGTGGGAGGGGGCAGTGGGGTCTGTGCACACTGGGGGTCTGTGAGAACTGGTCCTACCCtgcctctccccttcccttcctctcagCCCCTGAGCAGCACCCTGCCTCACCTCTTCAATACTCTTGTGCTACAtttcttgttcatttttttaagatgtaACTGGAAGTGGGACCATCACTTCTCCAAGActactttttctctcttctttagGGGCACTCTTTTCCTTACTTGatctcccccctctccctcaaCTGTCTTTGTATAAAGCGAAACATAAGCCTGGTGCCTTCTATTATGAGAATGCATTTTGAAGCCCCCTGCTGccttaatttctttctgattttctgatgTTACTTTCTAATTCTCTTGTATTCAAAAGCTTTTTCTCAGGAGAGGTTGTTCCACTTAGCATGTTACATGGTTGGTTACCCTTTCACTCAGCTCTTTGTGTTGCCTTTGCCCTTGATGATGATGGTGCTCCTTACTTTGGTGTTTACTGTTTTCTGTATAAATATTGGTAATACTCGACCATACACCGATATCCCTGCTTTTGTTCACGGCTTCATCTCTGCTTGCAGTGcatatttctggttttactgCCAATGTATCTTTGTTTTGAATTATCTGATAGAAGTGTGAAGCCCACTGATAGCAGTGTGGCGTTGAGGCCATCGGCGTTGTGTATCAACATTGCAGGCAGATCCTCTGCTCTTGTGTGTGGGAGGCTGGATTCAGTGGGACCAAAGCAAGTGGGGGAGTTCTGCTACTGATTTCAGTTGGGAGTTGGGTCAGGCTTTCATTGCCTAACTTCCTGAAAGCTGTGTTTGCTCGAGGAGTGTGATTGCCTGTGCAGGCACTGGGGTGGAGCAACTGGAGGTGTGTATTTCAGATGTGTGTGAAATGTGTGCTGCTTCAAGCTTGGGGTGCTTTCTAGACAGAACCGACTTCAGAAATACTATTTACAGGAAAAGCTATAACTTGGCGTGTGTCTCACTAGAACTGGAAATTCAGACTATTTTCCCAAACAGTAGAGCCCTTCTGTGAATAGTTGAATGGCTTTGATGGCCTTTATGTCTTAACGTTTCCGGAATTCAAGGCTGAATAATAATGGAATGTTAAAATGTTAAATGTCTGATAATTTGTCCTaaagaagttttaaaacaactgtttgtttttttaatgtcattaCCATAGAGACACGTTAGACATTTTAGACATAAGCTAATATTTCTGAAGAGTTTCCAGAGGAGAAGGTCTCAACTCAACATTTAAGGATAGTCTGTCCTTTGTCTTTACACTGCAATTCCTGATGGAGGAATATAGCTTGACTGAAGCACTTGAGCATTTTCAAGGTTGATTTTGGTAATACTAGGTGCTTCTTGTAAATATAAAAGGTGACTCACCATTTTTAAATGTGACTGTGTTCTAAGAGAGACTTCTGGTAAAGTTTTGTACTCAAATATTTTTGGTATAATGGCATGTTGTGTAAAATCTTTAACTCGGAAATGTGACACGCTAACTAGTAAAAGACcataaaagaggagaaaatactGATTTAGCAGCATAATTTAGATGAAATTTAATACAttatgatttttgtttt
Coding sequences within:
- the ATXN1L gene encoding ataxin-1-like isoform X1; this encodes MRAGHERSQECLPPKKRDLPAASAGTEAGRAGGPQGSGEGPEWARTAGPGPAAPRYGPGEAPEAAAGLTVDQYGMLYKVAAPPATFSPTGLHPVVNVSPLSPAFNVSSPIIQHPGVPFPPIHYAQIPPASLQLIGSHYTVPYAVPPAFLPSPLLSPSTNLAAPHVPHFVPYASLFAEEATPSPQTTSPTHSFNKSASAASPGQVQHHSVPQLDMAPGRIPVYYQMSRLPPGYAAYEAPAAGGSPVSPQQDSQLSSEVAAANGGQRPLEQSMARRLSEAVDSASSAAEDCQPLGAAAGGVGDGQFLPGYQMLGREISVPAHRSTPDTDLEVQRVVGVLASQDYHVLAAQRKDDPSPLNLCHNIPDGQEDMLRNTVDRAGNSQSRSPCGMSPEEAVRQRQLTKGMVVANGKPVLVPIGSEPIRSSTSEALVRQSPDAQARGSVLEKELAQLQPPSSSQLPSHFMKGAIIQLATGELKRVEDLQTQDFVRSAEVSGGLKIDSSTVVDIQESQWPGLVTLHFVVGEQQSKVSIDVPPEHPFFVYGQGWSSCSPGRTAQLFALPCHRLQVGDVCISISLQSMNGNSASQANSPLTDQLGSARERSERTAQGLREPPDRAAERKSHTDRDSAAQSARAEPSQPEAGTQHSWAAPGFQRYSVQAEEPRPSLLRPSFIPQEVKLSIEGRSNAGK
- the ATXN1L gene encoding ataxin-1-like isoform X2; translated protein: MRAGHERSQECLPPKKRDLPAASAGTEAGRAGGPQGSGEGPEWARTAGPGPAAPRYGPGEAPEAAAGLTVDQYGMLYKVAAPPATFSPTGLHPVVNVSPLSPAFNVSSPIIQHPGVPFPPIHYAQIPPASLQLIGSHYTVPYAVPPAFLPSPLLSPSTNLAAPHVPHFVPYASLFAEEATPSPQTTSPTHSFNKSASAASPGQVQHHSVPQLDMAPGRIPVYYQMSRLPPGYAAYEAPAAGGSPVSPQQDSQLSSEVAAANGGQRPLEQSMARRLSEAVDSASSAAEDCQPLGAAAGGVGDGQFLPGYQMLGREISVPAHRSTPDTDLEVQRVVGVLASQDYHVLAAQRKDDPSPLNLCHNIPDGQEDMLRNTVDRAGNSQSRSPCGMSPEEAVRQRQLTKGMVVANGKPVLVPIGSEPIRSSTSEALVRQSPDAQARGSVLEKELAQLQPPSSSQLPSHFMKGAIIQLATGELKRVEDLQTQDFVRSAEGKEEIKPGKHCGVGWLPGLFCWQRCDRLQRNMFLLWRRAVVCPAWRRRRPPGPGLTQLTLCSRSLWDAILSVL